From Lolium perenne isolate Kyuss_39 chromosome 5, Kyuss_2.0, whole genome shotgun sequence, a single genomic window includes:
- the LOC127300587 gene encoding brassinosteroid LRR receptor kinase BRL1, whose translation MAASSPTTAATFFLLVLLQLLAPAIADAGEAAALLAFRRASVADDPRGALTGWASGAGANSTAPCTWSGVSCSPPTDGRVVAVNLSGMGLAGELRLDALLALPALQGLDLRGNAFHGNLSHAPSTPCALVEVDISSNAFNATLPAAFLASCGALQSLNLSRNSLTGGGFPFAPSLRALDLSRNSLADAGLLNYSLAGCHGLRYLNLSDNLFTGRLPELAPCSQVTTLDVSSNLMSGALPAGLVATAPANLTYLSIAGNNFTGDISGYDFGRCGNLTVLDWSYNGLSSTRFPPGLANCSRLQVLDMSGNKLLSGSVPTFFTGFPSLRRLALAGNEFAGPIPEELSQLCGRIVDLDLSNNKLVGALPASFAKCNSLQVLDLGGNQLSGDFVTSVISTISSLRMLRLSFNNITGANPLPVLAAGCPLLEVIDLGSNEFDGEIMPDLCSSLPSLRKLFLPNNYLNGTVPASLGNCANLESIDLSFNYLVGQIPPEIITLPKLIDLVVWANGLSGVIPDILCSNGTTLETLVMSYNNFTGGIPPSITRCVNLIWVSLSGNRLTGSVPPGFAKLQKLAILQLNRNLLSGSVPAELGSCNNLIWLDLNSNSLTGTIPSDLTGQAGLVPGGMVSGKQFAFLRNEAGNICPGAGVLFEFFGIRPERLAEFPAVHLCPSTRIYTGTTVYTFKMNGSMIFLDLSYNGLNGAIPGSLGNMMYLQVLNLGHNELSGTIPEAFSGMKSIGALDLSNNQLSGGIPSGLGNLYSLADFDVSNNNLSGPIPTSGQLTTFPASRYDNNSALCGIPLPPCGHNPGREDGGRGSPDRNSKVIEASILVGVVLSVLILLLLLVTLCKLRRNQKTEEIRTGFIESLPTSAQTSWKLSGVQEPLSINVATFEKPLRKLTFAHLLEATNGFSTETLVGSGGFGEVYKAKLKDGTVVAIKKLIHYTGQGDREFTAEMETIGKIKHRNLVPLLGYCKIGDERLLVYEYMKHGSLDVVLHDNDKAIVKLDWAARKKIAIGSARGLAFLHHSCIPHIIHRDMKSSNVLLDNNLDARVSDFGMARLMNALDTHLSVSTLAGTPGYVPPEYYQSFRCTTKGDVYSYGVVLLELLSGKKPIDPTEFGDNNLVGWVKQMVKENRSSEVFDPTLTDTKSGEAEMYQYLKIASECLDDRPIRRPTMIQVMAMFKELQLDSDSDILDGLSINSSTIDEAAEKSS comes from the coding sequence ATGGCCGCCTCCTCGCCCACAACGGCGGCCACcttcttcttgctcgtgctgctccaaCTGCTGGCGCCGGCCATTGCAGACGCCGGCGAGGCTGCGGCGCTGCTCGCCTTCAGGCGCGCGTCCGTGGCGGACGACCCGCGGGGCGCCCTCACGGGCTGGGCGTCCGGCGCCGGCGCGAACTCCACCGCGCCGTGCACGTGGTCCGGCGTCTCGTGCTCGCCGCCGACCGACGGCCGCGTCGTCGCCGTCAACCTCAGCGGCATGGGCCTCGCCGGGGAGCTCCGGCTCGACGCCCTCCTCGCGCTCCCGGCGCTGCAGGGCCTCGACCTGCGCGGCAATGCCTTCCACGGCAACCTCTCGCACGCGCCGTCGACGCCGTGCGCGCTCGTGGAGGTGGACATTTCGTCGAACGCCTTCAACGCCACGCTGCCCGCGGCGTTCCTGGCCTCCTGCGGCGCGCTGCAGTCGCTGAACCTGTCCAGGAACTCCCTCACCGGCGGCGGGTTCCCCTTCGCGCCGTCGCTGCGGGCGCTCGACCTGTCGCGCAACAGCCTCGCCGACGCCGGCCTGCTCAACTACTCCTTGGCCGGCTGCCACGGCCTGCGCTACCTCAACCTCTCCGACAACCTCTTCACCGGCCGCCTGCCGGAGCTGGCGCCGTGCAGCCAGGTCACCACGCTCGACGTGTCGTCGAACCTCATGTCCGGCGCGCTCCCCGCCGGGCTCGTGGCCACCGCGCCGGCCAACCTCACGTACCTCAGCATCGCCGGGAACAACTTCACCGGTGATATCTCTGGGTACGACTTCGGCCGGTGCGGCAACCTGACGGTGCTCGATTGGTCCTACAATGGCCTGAGCAGCACCAGGTTTCCGCCGGGCCTCGCCAATTGCAGCCGCCTTCAGGTGCTCGACATGTCCGGGAACAAGCTCCTCTCCGGCTCAGTACCGACGTTCTTCACCGGCTTCCCTTCTCTGCGGCGACTGGCATTGGCCGGCAACGAGTTTGCCGGGCCGATACCGGAGGAGCTGAGCCAGCTGTGTGGCAGAATTGTTGATCTGGACCTGTCAAACAACAAGCTTGTTGGTGCCTTGCCGGCAAGCTTTGCAAAGTGCAACTCCCTTCAGGTGCTTGATCTAGGTGGGAACCAGCTATCCGGGGACTTTGTGACCAGTGTCATCAGTACCATATCCTCACTCCGGATGCTGCGGCTTTCATTCAACAACATCACCGGCGCAAACCCGCTGCCGGTGCTCGCCGCGGGGTGCCCATTGCTTGAGGTGATCGACCTTGGGTCCAATGAGTTCGATGGAGAAATAATGCCGGACCTGTGCTCATCACTGCCTTCTCTGCGGAAGCTGTTCCTCCCAAACAACTACCTCAATGGCACGGTGCCGGCATCGCTTGGCAACTGTGCTAATCTGGAGTCCATTGATCTCAGCTTCAACTATCTGGTTGGCCAGATCCCACCAGAAATAATCACTCTGCCGAAGCTCATTGATCTGGTCGTGTGGGCGAATGGCCTATCCGGCGTGATACCGGACATCCTCTGCTCCAACGGCACTACACTGGAGACATTGGTGATGAGCTACAATAACTTCACCGGAGGCATTCCACCTTCCATTACAAGGTGTGTGAATCTGATATGGGTGTCGCTCTCCGGCAACCGTCTTACTGGGAGTGTGCCCCCAGGCTTTGCCAAGCTTCAGAAGCTCGCCATTCTGCAGCTCAACAGGAATCTGCTCTCTGGAAGTGTGCCAGCCGAGCTTGGTAGCTGCAACAACCTCATATGGCTTGACCTCAACAGCAACAGCTTGACTGGCACGATACCATCAGATCTAACGGGCCAGGCAGGGCTTGTTCCAGGGGGTATGGTGTCAGGGAAGCAGTTTGCATTTCTTCGGAATGAGGCAGGCAACATCTGTCCTGGTGCCGGTGTGCTCTTCGAGTTCTTTGGCATCCGGCCAGAGCGCTTGGCTGAGTTCCCTGCGGTGCACCTTTGCCCGTCCACGAGGATTTACACAGGCACAACGGTGTACACATTCAAAATGAATGGCAGCATGATCTTCCTCGACCTCTCATACAATGGTCTCAACGGTGCAATACCGGGCAGCCTCGGGAACATGATGTATCTCCAAGTCCTTAACTTGGGGCATAATGAGCTCAGCGGTACAATACCAGAAGCATTCTCAGGGATGAAATCGATCGGCGCACTTGACCTCTCAAACAATCAGCTCAGTGGCGGCATACCCTCAGGTCTTGGTAATCTGTATTCGCTTGCCGACTTTGATGTCTCCAACAACAACCTGTCTGGTCCAATTCCTACATCTGGTCAGCTCACCACATTCCCAGCATCCCGGTATGACAACAACTCTGCTCTCTGTGGTATTCCTTTGCCGCCTTGTGGCCACAACCCTGGCAGGGAAGATGGGGGACGAGGTTCACCTGACAGAAACAGCAAGGTCATTGAGGCAAGCATTCTTGTCGGAGTGGTACTTTCTGTTCTTATACTTCTCCTGCTGCTAGTCACACTGTGCAAGCTAAGGAGgaaccagaagaccgaagagatcaGAACCGGTTTTATTGAGAGCCTTCCAACATCTGCTCAAACCAGTTGGAAGCTGTCAGGGGTGCAGGAACCACTAAGCATCAATGTGGCAACATTTGAGAAGCCGCTCCGGAAGCTCACCTTTGCGCACCTCCTCGAGGCCACCAACGGCTTCAGTACTGAGACCCTCGTAGGCTCGGGAGGatttggtgaggtgtacaaggccAAGCTCAAGGATGGTACTGTTGTGGCCATCAAGAAGCTCATCCATTATACAGGTCAGGGTGACAGGGAATTCACAGCAGAGATGGAGACTATTGGCAAGATCAAGCACCGCAACCTTGTCCCACTGCTTGGATATTGCAAGATTGGTGATGAGAGGCTGCTTGTGTATGAGTACATGAAGCATGGCAGCCTGGATGTTGTGCTCCATGACAATGACAAGGCTATTGTGAAGCTTGACTGGGCAGCAAGGAAGAAGATTGCAATTGGTTCAGCGAGGGGCCTTGCTTTCCTCCACCATAGCTGCATCCCTCACATCATACACCGGGACATGAAGTCAAGCAATGTGCTTCTTGACAACAACCTTGATGCCCGTGTGTCGGACTTCGGGATGGCAAGGCTGATGAATGCGCTTGACACACATCTGAGTGTGAGCACACTTGCAGGCACACCTGGGTATGTGCCACCGGAGTACTATCAGAGTTTCAGATGCACGACCAAAGGCGACGTCTACAGCTACGGCGTTGTGCTCTTGGAGCTCCTCTCAGGGAAGAAGCCGATCGATCCGACTGAGTTTGGAGACAACAACCTTGTCGGTTGGGTGAAGCAGATGGTCAAGGAGAACAGAAGCAGTGAGGTTTTTGATCCTACGCTGACAGACACAAAGTCCGGGGAAGCTGAGATGTATCAGTATCTGAAGATTGCTTCTGAGTGCTTGGATGATCGGCCGATCCGAAGACCGACCATGATTCAGGTCATGGCTATGTTCAAGGAGCTACAGCTTGACTCTGACAGCGACATCCTCGACGGGCTCTCGATCAATTCCTCGACCATAGATGAGGCAGCAGAGAAATCATCGTGA